GGTCCAGGTATTCAGCATCGAGAATGATGGGTTCAACCTGACGATACAGGCCGATATAAGGTTCGAGGCTGAAGACAGGGATGTCGTTCTCTGCTTTAATGCGATCCCGGAGCAGTTCGTGGAGATCCTGGCCGGGCGGGGGACGCGGGTTACCGTGATCCCCGGTGAGGCATCCCGGGACGAGGCGATCGCCTCCCTGCTTGAAGCGGTCGGAATATTGTACACCCGCGACACCTTTCACTTTCCTCTGGTAGTGAACAGAGAGGAACAGGGCGAGGTCTTGCTGACGGGGTTCAGAATAGAGCGGGGGGAAGAGAACCTGTGCCTGGTCGATTATGCGGTTGACCGGGATGTGTGCGGATGGCTGAAGAACATCTGGAATATCAGGGTGGTTCAATATTGACGGGTCGTTGCCCGGGCGTGCATCCCTTGAAACTGGTTCATCGGGGGATCGGGATTCGTGATTCAGATATGGTAAGAACAGAGTTTTTCGACTGACACCTGACGCTTAACGTCTAACGTCTCACGCTGTCCCCTTTTCAGTTCATGAGATCAACCGTTTTACGAAAGCGTGTCATCCATTACCGCTTTGTGACTTTTTGCGAGGGAATGAATTTCTCATGGTTACGGGTATAGCATTGGTATCGGGGGGGCTGGACAGCATTCTGGCGGTGAAGGTCCTTCAGGAGCAGGGGATCAACGTGATCGGTCTCTCCTTCGAGACACCCTTTTTTAATGCCCGGGCGGCGAGAAAGGCCGCCAGGGAGATCGATATCCCTCTGGTGGTGAAGAACATTACCAAAGAGCATCTTCTCATGCTTCAGGCGCCTCGGTACGGATATGGAAAACATATGAATCCCTGTATAGACTGCCACATCCTGATGTTGAAAAAGGCCGGCGAGGCGATGGAAGAGAAGGGAACCGATTTTGTGTCGACCGGCGAGGTGCTCGGGCAGAGGCCCATGTCGCAGAACAAACAGTCTCTCCACATCGTGGCTTCCCGATCGGGTTACGGGGATTTTATAATCAGGCCCCTGAGCGCACGGCTGCTTCCTGAAACGCTGCCGGAGAGAGAGGGGAAGGTTGATCGCGCCCGGCTCTGCGATATCCAGGGAAGATCCCGGAAACGGCAGATCGAGATGGCGGAACGATACGGGGTCAAAAGTTATTCGAATCCCGCCGGGGGATGTCTGCTGACGGAACCCGTTTTTTCACGCCGGCTGAAGGACCTCTTCGAGCATCAGGAAAATGTGAGGATACGGGATGTGGAGCTGCTCAAGGTAGGACGTCATCTCAGGATCGATGATGATCACAAGATCATCGTGGGAAGAAAAGAGGGAGAGAACAGTATTATTGAGCGTCACTTTCTGCCGGGCGATTGCATGGTCAGAATGAGGGATTTCCCGGGACCGACCGTTCTGATACCCGGCGACTGTTCGGAAACCGTTCTATCACGCGCCGCGGCCATCTGTGCCCTGTACAGTGATGCCCCCGGGGACAGGGCCGTCACGGCGGTGGTGACACAGGCGGAATCCTCCGTGGAAATAACGGTACATCCCGCGGTGCGGGGTGAAACAGCGGAGCTCATGATCTGACGGGGCGTGAGACGTTAAACGTGAAGCGTGAGACGAAAAACTCCGTTCGTATCATATCCGACGACCCCCGAATCCCTTTTTCACAGGCCCGAATCGTTTTTGATACATCTAACGGCTTGCTTCAGGCGATTTCAAAAATCGCCTTCGGCTCAGACAGTTGAAATCGCTTTCCTTACGCTTCGCTAGGATGTATTGCAAAAACGCTTCTATGGCCGCTTCAAAATATGTGTTCCGGGAAACATGTCGTTGACAGATAAGTCAGTGCTCATTTATAATGCCCCTCCGGGTAAGGGTCTTCATAATCTCACTCTATTTATTAAGGACGTATGAGCCATGTGGAAGAGATTCATCAATCTGTTTTTTTACATCTATCGTCCGATCCTTTTTACCCTGATCGCCGTTGATACCGCCGCACTCGGCCTGATCTCCGCGATCACCTGCATTTTCGACCATAAAGGCAACATCGCCTACTTCATTGTCGGAAGGTTCTGGTCACGGCTCAACCTCATGCTTTCAGGTGTCTCCGTGAAAGTGGAGGGACTGGAGAAGATAGACAGGAACCAATCCTATATCGTCATGTCGAATCATCAGAGCCACTTCGATGTATGGGCTCTCATAGCCTTCCTTCCCCTGCAGCTCCGGTGGGTGATGAAAAAAGAACTGAGAAAGGTGCCCGTTTTCGGATATTGCTGCGACCGGATGGGACATATCTATGTGGACAGGGGTGATTCGGAGAAGGCCCGGGAGAGCCTTCAGGTAGCCGGGGAGAAGATGCGGGCCGGGGCGTCGCTCTTCTTTTTCCCCGAGGGGACCCGGAGTCCGCGTAAGGAGATGCTCCCCTTTAAAAAGGGGGGATTTGTTATTGCCCTGGCGACGGGAATGCCCATTCTTCCGATATCGGTCAAGGGCGGGCGGGAAATCCTTCCCAAGAACAGCATAAAGATCATGCCCGGAGAAATGATCATCTGTATTCATGATCCCCTGTTCGTCGATGAATACAGTTATGACACTCGGGACAAACTGATGAGTCGGGTACGCCGTATCATCGAGGACGGACTTGCGTGACGCATTCCGGCTTGCCGGGAACGGCACGGGTTTCCTCCAATGCTCTTTCGTGTCTTTCCGGGATGTCAGCCGCCGAACACCTTTCTCACAAAGGCGGTCACGGTTTTGCCTCTCTCGTATTTTCGACGATAAAGGGTGTTGAAAGGATCCCGATACTGCCCCGGCGCACCCATATGCGGTAGATGACGACCGATTTCCCTTCCATCGTCGCCAGGCTGGGGAGCTCTTCCGCCCCCAAGACGTCGCCGATGTTGAACTCGTAATATGATATGGTATCGCTGAAGGGATCGGTGATGAGGATGAGCTTCTTTGTATCGTGGGGATGTTTTTCCGGCGCACCGGTAAAGGAGATCGTGTTGGCCCTGAAGTCGGCTGATGTTTTGTACACATCTATTTCAAACTTCTTTACCTGTTCAAGGAGCTTCTCAATGGTCATCGATTTCTCCCCGCGGTCCGGTGGATGGTAGATGATGAAACCGCGTGTGCTTCGGTGATGCATGTGGTGTTTAATTACTCTTTTTCTTTACGTACTGTCAAGACCCCCGGCGGGGGGTGATCATCAATGGAGATGGGATCTATGCTCAATATCGGCCTGACCGGCGGAATTGGAAGCGGCAAATCGACCGTAGCCGGGCTCTTTGAAAAAAAAGGCGCCCGCATTATTGATTTTGATGTTCTGGCGCGGCGGGTGGTGGAACCGGGACAACCGGCCTGGAAAGAGATCGTTGATCACTTTGGAGATGACGTGATCGATGACGGGGGCCGGATCGACCGGGAAGCGCTGGCTACCAGGGTTTTCCGGGACCGGGAGCAGCGTGAGAAGTTGAACGGCGTTGTCCATCCGGCCATCTTCAGGGAGTGGATGGAGGACATCGCGGCGATCCAGAGGGAAGTCGGGGAAGCAGTGATCATTTCGGATATACCGCTTTTGATAGAAGTGGGGCTTCAACGGCACATGGACGCCACCATCCTGGTCTATGCGTCGCCGGCGGTGCAGGTTCGGAGAATCATGGACCGAAACGGTTACAGCAGGGAGGAAGCCGAAGACCGGCTCCGGGCGCAGATGAATATCGACGACAAGGTCCATCTCTGTGATTTTGTGATACGTAACGAGGGTGATCTTGACGAGACACAACGGCAGGTGGATGCCGTCTGGAAGGAGCTCTTGGAGCTGCAAAAAAAGAAGCGTCAACCGGCTGATTGACGCAGTGAATGTTCAGGAGGGAGACAACAGATGATCGAAAGGAATGTGCTGACGGATTTCAGCTCTCGCGTGTCGGAACCTGAAATAGATCCCACGGCATATGTTCATCCCCTTGCATCGGTGATCGGCAGGGTCATCCTTGGGAAGGATATCATGGTGTCACCCATGGCATCCGTCAGGGGTGACGAGGGACAACCACTGTTCGTCGGTGACGGATCCAATATCCAGGACGGCGTGGTGATCCATGCCCTGGAAACCGAGAAGGACGGAGTTCCCGTGGCGGCTAATCTCTATGAGGTCGCCGGCAAACAATACGCCGTCTATATCGGGAAACGGGTCTCACTGGCCCATCAGGTCCAGGTTCACGGACCGGCACTCATCGGGGATGACACCTTTGTGGGGATGAAGTCCCTCGTTTTCAAGAGTTCCGTAGGTGAGCGGTGTGTGGTGGAACCCGGTGTCATCCTGATGGGGGTTTCGGTTCCCGGAGGGAGATACGTTCCCGCGGGGTCCATTGTCAGAGACCAGGTGAAAGCCGACGCGTTACCGGAAATTACGGACGACTACCCGCTGAAGAACATGAATAAAGGCGTGGTGCATGTCAATACGGGATTGGCGAGGGCCTACCGGGCGGCCCGTGACAGATCCCGATGACGGGGAAGATGGAAAAGGTTATGGAAACGCCGGCGGCCTGTGTCTCCCTGAAGCGGCCGCCGGGGTCTGAACGGCCCTCTATATTCTGCCGAATTTTTTCATTGTATCCCGGTAGACCCGGTAGAATTCCTCGTTTTCCGCGATGCCCTTGCGGATGATCACGGCTGCATCATTGATGTTCTCCACATTAACAATAAGATTGACGCTTTTGTTGAACGCGGTCATGGAGTCGTTGCTCCGGTGCTTGGTGCTGAGCAGGACCACGAAAATATTGCGTCGGATCGACATGGGCAGGGACTCGAGGTACGCAATCACCTCGTTGACACCCGTTCCTTGTACGTCGAAGTTTTCATTGACCACGATCAGCTGGTAGACGTGAAAACGCATGAAACGGAGTGCTTCCTGACCTGTATGTGCTTCTGAGCAGAGATATCCAACCGTTTCAAGGTTCTCTTTGACCGTATCCTTGATCGCGGCATCCATTTCGCATATGAGGGCCGTATCGGTCCCTTCTTCCACGTAATCGAAGGGTTTTCCCGCGGCGTCATAAGATTCCGTGGCGATCTTTTCCATCAATGATTTGTCTTCTTCCATTCCAGGCTCCTTACCTGCTTCCTAGTACTTTCGCTTTGATCGTCCATAATCCTTATCGACCTCAAGATGGTCGATTTCCGTTGTTGCTTCACCCCGTTCACTCTTCACGGCATCGATACCGCGGCCCACAATTCCCTTTGTTGTAGAATAGGCGAGGGCGGTTTCCTCGGTGATCTCACCCTTGGCGTAGAGGTCGACGATGAAGTCATCGAAGCTGGTCATCCCGAATGCCGTTCCCGCGTCGATGATATCACGGAAGGTTTTTCCTTCTTCCTCTCCATTGACGACCGTATCCTTGACACGGAGATTCGATCTCAGTATTTCAAAGGCCGCGACACGGCCGCCTCCGACCTTCGGAAGCAGTCTCTGGCATACGATCCATCGGACCGTGTCGGCGAGACGGATGCGGATCTGCCTTTCTTCCTCGGTTGAAAACATGCCGAGGATCCTGTTGACCGTCTGACCGGCATCCACGGTATGGAGGGTCGTCAGCACCAGGTGACCCGTCTCGGCCGCGCTCAATCCGATTTCAACGGTTTCGCGGTCCCTCATCTCCCCGACCAGGATGACCTTGGGTGCCTGGCGCAGGGCTGCTCGAAGTCCGTTTGCGAAGGTGTCGAAGTCAATGCCCAGTTCCCGTTGATTGAAGGTCGATTGGTAATGTGAATGCCGGTATTCCACGGGATCTTCGAGGGTGATGATGTGAACCGACTGTTCGTTGTTTATGATGTCCAGCATGGCTGCGAGAGATGTTGATTTACCGCTTCCCGTGGCACCCGTCACGAAGACGATGCCGTTTTTCTCCCGGGCTATTTCCTGAAATACCTGAGGAAGGTTCAATTCCTCACAGGTGGGCACCTTTGTTTCGAGTTTTCTCAGAACGACCGAGTAGTTTCCGGCCTGTGAAAAAACGTTGACCCTGAAACGGGCCTTGCCCAGCAGTTCGTATGACAGATCGCAGGAACCCTCATGAACGAGAAATTCCGTCAGGCGGCGGTCGCCGTTTAACAGGTTCAGCGCGAATATTTCACTCTGAAAGGGCGTCAGCTTCTCGAAGTGGGGATCCAGTTCGACCGATTTGAGCTGCCCGTCGCTTTCCACCTGAAACGGTTTTCCCACCGTTACATTCAGGTCGGAAACATTTCTCTGGGATTCCAGCATTTTTCCCAGAATGTAATCGATTTCCTGTCTTATCATGGCCTTACCTCTCCATAGATTGATGCATGATTCGTTACACCTCGGTGAAATCGGCGGGAGCCGCTTTCAAAAAAGCCCTGAATTTCTGTTTGTCGTTCGCTTTCATGTAGGCTTCGTCGGAACCGATGGTGCCCCGGTTGAGCAGTTCCATTATCGAGTCATCGAGAAGCAGCATGCCGTATTTTTTCCCCGTCTGGATCATGGAGGGTATCTGGAAGGTCTTTGATTCACGAATGAGGTTCCGCACCGCCGGAGTGGCGATCATGATTTCGAGGGCTGCAACCCGGCCGGGCTTGTCAACCCGCTTGAAGAGGGTCTGGGATATGACCGCCCTGATTCCGTCGGCCAGGGTGGAACGTATCTGCATCTGTTCTTCGTGAGGGAACACCTCGATGATGCGGTCAACCGTTTTCGCGGCGCTGGTGGTGTGCACCGTTCCGAAAACAAGGTGCCCCGTGGCCGCCGCCTCGACGGCGAGAGAGATGGTTTCAAGGTCACGCAACTCACCGACCAGGATAATGTCGGGGTCTTCACGAAGGGCGCCGCGAAGGGCGGCGGAAAAGGATTTCGT
This region of Deltaproteobacteria bacterium genomic DNA includes:
- a CDS encoding inorganic pyrophosphatase Ppa gives rise to the protein MTIEKLLEQVKKFEIDVYKTSADFRANTISFTGAPEKHPHDTKKLILITDPFSDTISYYEFNIGDVLGAEELPSLATMEGKSVVIYRIWVRRGSIGILSTPFIVENTREAKP
- a CDS encoding dephospho-CoA kinase, whose product is MEMGSMLNIGLTGGIGSGKSTVAGLFEKKGARIIDFDVLARRVVEPGQPAWKEIVDHFGDDVIDDGGRIDREALATRVFRDREQREKLNGVVHPAIFREWMEDIAAIQREVGEAVIISDIPLLIEVGLQRHMDATILVYASPAVQVRRIMDRNGYSREEAEDRLRAQMNIDDKVHLCDFVIRNEGDLDETQRQVDAVWKELLELQKKKRQPAD
- a CDS encoding tRNA 4-thiouridine(8) synthase ThiI; this encodes MVTGIALVSGGLDSILAVKVLQEQGINVIGLSFETPFFNARAARKAAREIDIPLVVKNITKEHLLMLQAPRYGYGKHMNPCIDCHILMLKKAGEAMEEKGTDFVSTGEVLGQRPMSQNKQSLHIVASRSGYGDFIIRPLSARLLPETLPEREGKVDRARLCDIQGRSRKRQIEMAERYGVKSYSNPAGGCLLTEPVFSRRLKDLFEHQENVRIRDVELLKVGRHLRIDDDHKIIVGRKEGENSIIERHFLPGDCMVRMRDFPGPTVLIPGDCSETVLSRAAAICALYSDAPGDRAVTAVVTQAESSVEITVHPAVRGETAELMI
- a CDS encoding PilT/PilU family type 4a pilus ATPase, with amino-acid sequence MIRQEIDYILGKMLESQRNVSDLNVTVGKPFQVESDGQLKSVELDPHFEKLTPFQSEIFALNLLNGDRRLTEFLVHEGSCDLSYELLGKARFRVNVFSQAGNYSVVLRKLETKVPTCEELNLPQVFQEIAREKNGIVFVTGATGSGKSTSLAAMLDIINNEQSVHIITLEDPVEYRHSHYQSTFNQRELGIDFDTFANGLRAALRQAPKVILVGEMRDRETVEIGLSAAETGHLVLTTLHTVDAGQTVNRILGMFSTEEERQIRIRLADTVRWIVCQRLLPKVGGGRVAAFEILRSNLRVKDTVVNGEEEGKTFRDIIDAGTAFGMTSFDDFIVDLYAKGEITEETALAYSTTKGIVGRGIDAVKSERGEATTEIDHLEVDKDYGRSKRKY
- a CDS encoding 1-acyl-sn-glycerol-3-phosphate acyltransferase, whose translation is MWKRFINLFFYIYRPILFTLIAVDTAALGLISAITCIFDHKGNIAYFIVGRFWSRLNLMLSGVSVKVEGLEKIDRNQSYIVMSNHQSHFDVWALIAFLPLQLRWVMKKELRKVPVFGYCCDRMGHIYVDRGDSEKARESLQVAGEKMRAGASLFFFPEGTRSPRKEMLPFKKGGFVIALATGMPILPISVKGGREILPKNSIKIMPGEMIICIHDPLFVDEYSYDTRDKLMSRVRRIIEDGLA
- a CDS encoding carbonic anhydrase, producing the protein MIERNVLTDFSSRVSEPEIDPTAYVHPLASVIGRVILGKDIMVSPMASVRGDEGQPLFVGDGSNIQDGVVIHALETEKDGVPVAANLYEVAGKQYAVYIGKRVSLAHQVQVHGPALIGDDTFVGMKSLVFKSSVGERCVVEPGVILMGVSVPGGRYVPAGSIVRDQVKADALPEITDDYPLKNMNKGVVHVNTGLARAYRAARDRSR